Within the Sphingobium baderi genome, the region AGACCGAGCAGGCGCGTTCGCTGGCCGCGCAGATAGAGGTGGCGCGCGCCGACGCTAAGCTCGCCCAGGCACAACTGGATCGTGCCAAGGCGCTAGTGGCGCGCGGCTTCATCAGCCAGGCGGATATCGACCAGCGCACGGCCACCCGCGATGCCGCGCAGGCCCGCGTGAACGTCGCTGTCGCGCAACTGGCCGAACAGCGCGCGCGCAACGGACGGCTGGACATTCGCGCGCCCGCCGCCGGGCTGGTGCTGACGCGGGACGTAGAGCCGGGCCAGATCGTCGGCGCGGGCAGCGGCGTGCTGTTCCGCATGGCCAAGGGCGGCGAAATGGAAATGCTGGCGCAGGTCAGCGAGGACGATCTGGCGACGCTGCGGCCGGGCAACAGCGCCATGGTGAAGCCAGTTGGCGGCTCCGCGCAGTTCGCTGGGCGGGTCTGGCAGGTATCGCCGGTGATCGATCCGCAAAGCCGGCAGGGCATCGCCCGCATCGCCGTTGCCTATAATGCCGCGATCCGTCCCGGCGGATTCGCTTCCGCCACGATCGTGAGCGGATCGGGTCAGTCCCCCCTTCTCCCCGAATCGGCGGTGCAAAGCGACGACAAAGGCAATTACGTCTATATCATCGACAGCAGGAATCAGGTGGAACGTCGCAATGTCATCGTGGGCCAAGTATCCGATACGGGCGTGTCGGTGAAAAGCGGCCTGACGGGCCGTGAACGGATCGTGGAAACGGCGGGCGCCTTCCTGACCCCGAAGCAGAAGGTGAAGCCGGAATTCCGCAAGACACAGTGATACAGCGGCGGCGGTTCGCAAACCGCTGTCCGACAGCAGGATCAGTCCGGCGAGAAAGGCCGTCATGAGTTTTCGCAACATCTCCGCCTGGGCTATCCGCAACCCTACATCGCCGATCGTGCTGTTCGTGGCGCTATTGCTGGCGGGTCTCGTCAGTTTCAGCCGCATGGACGTGAACCAGCAGCCTGACATCAGCTTCCCGATGGCCAGCGTCACGGTGCTTCAGCCCGGCGCCGCACCGACCGAACTGGAAACGCAGGTCACGCAACGCGTGGAGGCGGCCGTCCGCGCCATCAGCGGGGTCGATGAAATCACCTCCGTAGTGTCGGAAGGTCAATCGCTCACCAATGTGCAGTTCGAGATCGGCACGCCGGTCGACCGCGCCGTCAACGACGTGAAGAACGCCGTGGATCAAATCCGCAGCGACCTGCCGGAAGGCATATTGGAACCGCAGGTCAGACGCGTCGACATCGATGGCGGCCCGATCGCCTATTTCGGCGCGGAAGCCACCGACATGACGCTGGAAGAATTGTCCTGGTATGTCGACAATACCGTGGCAAAGCGATTGCTGGCTGTACCAGGCATGGCGGCGGTCACGCGCGGCGGGGGCGTCAGCCGGGAAATCCGGGTCATACTCGACCCCGCCAAGCTACAATCGCACGGCGTGACCGCGGCTCAGGTGAACCAGCAATTACAGCAGGTAAACCTGAACGCCGCGGGCGGCCGCACCGAAATCGCTGGAGCAGAGCAGGCCATCCGCGTGCTTGGCAACGCAAAGGATGCCTACGCGCTGGGGCAAACGCAAATCGGCATTTCGGGCGGACGGACGGTAAAGCTGGCCGATCTGGCCGCAGTGCGCGACATGTATGCCGAACAACGCTCGCTCGCTTTGATGAACGGACGGCAGGTGACGAGCTTCCGTCTGGAAAAGGCCAAGGGATCGTCCGACGTCACCGTCTATGACGAAGCGATCAAGATTCTCGACACGCTGCAAAAGGAAAATCCCAAGGTCCATTTCAAGCAGCTCTACACTAGCGTCGATTACACCAAGGACCAGTATCATTCCGCCATGCAGGCGATGATCGAAGGCGCCGTGCTGGCGGTCGTCATCGTGTTCCTGTTCCTGCGCGACTGGCGCGCGACGATGATATCCGCGCTGGCCATCCCCCTGTCGGCGATCCCGGCCTTCTGGTTCATGGACATGATGGGCTTCACGCTGAACAGCATTTCGCTGCTGGCGCTGAGCCTCGTTGCAGGCGTGCTGGTCGACGATGCCATCGTGGAGATCGAGAATATCGTCCGCCACATGCGCATGGGCAAGACGGCCTATCAGGCAGCGATAGACGCGGCGGACGAGATCGGCCTTGCGGTGCTGGCGACGACGATGGCGATTGTGGCGGTATTCCTCCCGGTCGGTCTGATGCCGGGCCTGTCCGGCCAGTTCTTCAAGCAATTCGGCCTGACCGTCGTGGTCGCGGTGCTGCTCAGCCTTGCCGTGGCGCGTCTGGTCACGCCCATGATCGCCGCCTATTTCCTGAAGGCCCATGGCGAGGAAAGCCATGGCGAGGGCTGGCTGATGGATCGCTATATGGCCGTGCTGCGCTGGTCGCTGGATCAACGGCGCGCCATAGCCCATCGCGCCAAGGGCGGCATGGCGCGTCATACCGCATGGCTGCGCGATCATCGCCTCTGGACCGTCGCCATCGGTTTGCTGGCGCTGCTATCGACGATTGTCGCTTTCGGAACGCTGCCCATGGCCTTCCAACCCACGATGGACACCGACTTCAGCCAGGTGCAGATCGAAACGGTGCCCGGCAGCACCTTGCAGCAGACCACCGCGGTCGCGCGCCGCGTCGCGGACATGCTGGCGGCAGACAAGGATGTCGTCGAAGCGGCCTTTGCCAATATCGAAACGACCGAGGCGGAAATCTTCCTCACCCTGCGGAAGGACCGGCCAATATCGTCGGTCGAATGGGAACGAAAGGTCGCGCCCAAATTCCAGCAGATCGCTGACGCGCGCGTCAATTTCCAGTCACAGTCGGGGGGCGGTTTCGGTCGCGACATCGTCATCATGATGGGCAGCGACGATCCCGCATTGCTTGAGAATACCGCCAACAAGCTGGTTTCGGAAATGGCGGGCATCCGCGAAATCCGCGCACCGCGCGTCCATGGCGACATGCAGCGGCCCGAAATCGTCATCAAGCCACGCTTCGACCTTGCCGCCAGCATGGGCGTGACGACCGCGGCGCTCAGTAACACCATCCGCGTCGCCACCATTGGCGAAATCGACCAGAACACCGCGAAATTCTCGCTGTCGGACCGTCAAATCCCGATCCGCGTCGCCGTGCAGGAGGGCAGCCGCCGGGACATGGCCACGATCGCTAACATGCCTGTGCCCACGGTGAGCGGCGGTTCGGTCCCCCTTAAGGTCGTCGCCGACATCGAATTCGGCTCCGGCCCGACGCAGATCCGGCGCTATAACCAGATCCGCCGCGTCGTGGTCGGCGCGGACCTGGCGCCGGGCATCGTGACCAGCCAGGCCACGGCGAAGATCAATGCCCTGCCCACCATGAAGGCGGTGCTGGAGGGCAAGATTCAGGGCGTGCAGAAAATCAACGCAGGCGACAGCAAGTTCGAAGCGGAAATGCTCGTGAATTTCGTCATCGCGGTGGTGTCCGGCATCCTTCTGGTGCTGGCGGTGCTAGTCCTGCTCTACAAGCGGATCATGCCGCCCTTCGTCAATCTGGGATCGCTGCTGCTGGCGCCTCTGGGCGGCGCGCTGGCGCTGCATCTGACAGGCAATCCACTATCCATGCCGGTGTTCATCGGCCTGTTGATGCTGTTGGGGATCGTCGCCAAGAACTCCATCCTCGTCATCGACTTCGCGTTGGAGGAAATGGAAAAGGGCGTGCCGAAGTTCGAAGCCATCGTGGACGCGGGCCACAAGCGCGCGCAGCCCATCGTGATGACAACTGTCGCGATGGTGGCCGGCATGGTGCCCACGGCCCTGTCCCTGGGCGGCGACGGCGCATGGCGTGCGCCCATGGGCGTTACTGTGATCGGCGGCCTGCTGCTCTCGACACTGCTCACGCTGGTGATCGTGCCCGCAACGTTCAGCCTGGCGCTGGGCGCGGAACAATGGATCGGCCCGCGCCTGAGCCGACGGCTGCTGACCTATAAAACGGGCGACGACAAGGCCCATGCCGGCCAGACCCAGCCAGCCGAGTGAACGGATACAAAAAGAAGGGCTTGCCTGAACGAAACGGTGGCGTAACCGTTGGAGAGCCATGAAGCTGCTCCGCGTGACCCGGCCCCTGAGCGATATGCCAGCCCATCCGGCCCGCAACATGCGGCTGGTCGCAACGGGCATGTTGCTGCTCATGGCGGCGCTTTTCCTCGCCGCCCGCGCCAGCGTCCACCTGCATCCCGCCATCGGCTTCGTCCAGGCGTTCGCCGAAGCGGCCATGGTCGGCGGTCTGGCCGACTGGTTCGCGGTGACGGCTCTGTTCCGCCATCCGATGGGGCTGCCGATCCCCCACACCGCGATCATCCCCCGCAACAAGGACCGGATCGGAGACACGCTGGCCCTCTTTCTGCGCGACAATTTCCTGACCCCCGCCGTCGTGGCGCGGCGGATGCGGGGGCTGGATGTGGCGGCGGCGACCGGACGATTCCTTGCCAGCCCCTCCGGTGGGGACGGACGCTTGCGCGAAGGCGCGTCGCGGCTGGCGGCCGAGATATTGGAGACGCTGGACCAGGAACGGCTGGGCGGCATGGTCAAGGGCGCGATCGGCCAGCGGCTGCGCGCAGTCAACCTTGCCCCTCTGATCGGACAGGCACTGGAAGCGGCGATGCGCGACGGGCGGCACGCGCCCGTAATGGACGGCATCATCCGATGGGCCGACCGGACGCTGGAAGGGAATGAGCATCTCATCCGCCAGATGGTGCATGAACGCGCAGGCAAGATCATGCGCTGGACCGGACTGGATGAAAACCTTGCCAGCGCTATATTGAACGGGCTGCGAAAGCTGCTGGCCGACATGGCGGACGATCCGGGCCACGGTCTGCGCCTGAAGGCGGAGGAAGGCATGGCAAAGCTGGCCGCCGACCTGCAGTTCGATATCGGGATGCAGGCGAAGGTCGCTCGCGTCCGTGACGAGATTCTCGACAATCCCGCCATGCAGCGCTGGATCGACGGCATGTGGGAACAGGCGCGCGCCGGGATGCTGCGGGCGGTGCGCGATCCGGGCAAGGCCATGGCAGGGCGGTTGGGCGAGGCGCTCAAGCAACTTGGCGAGACGCTTCAGAGCGAAGAGCGGCTGCGGCGACCGATCAACCGCTTTGTACGACGGGCAGCGGTCGGCGCCACGGCCAGCTATGGCGATTCGATCGTCAAGCTGGTGAGCGAAACGGTACGGGGCTGGGACGCGGGCACGGTTACCAGCCGTCTGGAAAATGCCGTGGGTCGCGACCTGCAATATATCCGCATCAACGGCACGTTGGTGGGCGGGCTGGTGGGGCTGGCGATCCACGCCATCGACAGTCTGTTCTAGCAGAGCCTTGGTTGTGTGAAGTCCAGAGGGAGTCATAGAAGGGAACGCGGTTTCAGTCGCTCGACCGAAAATTAATGTTGCAACATATCATTATGATATGGTGTAATGTTACACAGCCTCAAAAAGAGGCATGTCGAGGAAGAGGATGCAGTCATGGGTTCGATTACAATGGGACCGGCGAGCGGCGCAACCATGTCCGGCTATCGCGGCAGCAGGCGATCACCCATCGGCATTGGCGGCGCCATCGCGGTCCATGCGATCGTCGTGGGCGCGATCCTGCTGATGCCCAGGGAGATGATAACAACATTCATTCCCACCACCTTGCAGGGAACCAACATTCCCCTGGATGCGCCGCCACCCGAAATCGCGCCGCCGGAGCAGACGGACATCAAGCCTAGTCAGCCCACCATGGAACGGCCCACCGCGCCGGAGACGATTGTCCCGCTGGGCGGTTTCAACGACGCCCTGACCGGAACGGATGGCCCGTCGCAAGGGGACGGCGGCAGCATGGTGAGCGGTGGCATGAATCCGCCCGCCGACCCGCCCGCCCTGCCCGTTTTCGTCGATGCGGCCATCGATCCGAAGGCGCTTGCCGCCTTCCAGCCCGATTATCCGGGCACGATGATCCGGCAGGGGATCGAAGGATCGGTGAAGGTCAGGGTGACGATCGGCGCGAACGGCCGGGTGACCGCTATCGAGCGGCTTTCCGCCTCGGACGACGCCTTCTGGCTGGCGACGCAGCGCCATGCCCTGCGGAAATGGCGGTTCGCCCCGGCGACTCGCGATGGCGTCCCAGTCGCCAGCAGCAAGGTGCTGACCGTGCATTTCCGCTTGCAGAACAACTGAACGGGACGCGATGCCGCCCGGATGCAAAAACCGGTTTCACTGCCTTTTGCATCCGGGCCGCTCCTGTCCTATATGAGCGCGATGGCGATTTTCCCCCGTCCGGCTTCTCCAAGGAGCGCGCTCCACGACCTGTGGAGCTATTTCCGCGCGCAACGTCCGCATAAATGGCCGATATTGGGCCTGTCCGTCGCGATCACCTGGCTGATCATATGGGTGTTCGTGCTGGACGCGAACACCAACACCATGCCGACGCGCAACCAGATCATCTATGTGCAGAGTTGGGATACCAACCGGTCGGATGCCGCGATCATCCTGCAACAGAAGATGGAACTGGCCAAAAGGGAAGCGGCGCTGGAGACGAAACAAAAGGAAATGCAGCATGTCGCCGACATGTTCGGCATCGACTGGCGCGAGGATGAAGCGCGCAACCGTTCCCGCCGCCAGGAAGCGTTGAAACAGATCAACGCCCAGCTCGATTCGCGGCTTGCCAAGGCCGAAGCGGGGCAACAGCCCGCAACGGGAGCGGCCCAGCCCTGAGCGCCATGATGCCGCCTGCCGATGGCAAAGCCGATCCCGCCGCCGACCGGCGCTTCATGGCGGCGGCGATCGCCCTGTCCGGGCGGGGCCGCGGCCTTTCCACCCCCAATCCCAATGTCGGCTGCCTGATCGTCAGGGACGAACGCATCGTCGGGCGTGGCTGGACGCAGAAAGGCGGACGTCCCCATGCCGAGGCGCAGGCGCTGGAACAGGCCATGGACCGGGCGCATGACGCGACGGCCTATGTGACGCTGGAGCCCTGTTTTCACCTGTCCCCACGCGGCCCGCGCTGCGCCGACCTGCTGGCGCGCGCAGGAATCCGGCGCATCGTCATCGCCCTGCGCGATCCCGATCCGCGCACGGACGGCCAGGGTGCGGCATGGCTGCGCGATCATGGCGTCATCGTCGAAATGGGACTGATGGAGGCCGAGGCGCGCGCCGCCATGGCTGGTTTCGTGCTGCGACAGACGTTGGGGCGGCCCGCCGTCACGCTGAAGCTGGGCCTGTCGCTCGACGGCCGGATCGCGCTGCCCGACGGATCGAGCCGCTGGATCACCGGGCCGGACGCGCGCGCGCACGCCCATCTGGAGCGGGCGCGGCATGACGCCATATTAGTCGGCGGCGGCACGCTGCGCGCCGATGCGCCGCGGCTCGATGTGCGGCTGCCGGGGATGGAAAGCCGCTCGCCCCGCCGCATCCTGCTCAGCCGGGGCGAAGCGCCTTCCGGCTGGGAGCGGATCAAGCGGCCGGAGGATATTGCCGCGCTGGACCGGGTCGATCATCTGCTGGTGGAGGGCGGCGCGCAGACGGCGGCCGCTTTCCTGCGGGCCGGGCTGGTCGACCGGCTGCTGCTTTATCGCGCGCCGATCCTGATCGGCGACGGGCTGCCGGCCCTGGGCGACATCGGCCTTGCCGACCTGGCTCAGGCGCATGGGCAATGGACGCTGACCGACGAAAGACGGCTGGGCGTCGACCAGTTGGAGGTTTACGCGGCAGCGCGCGGGGCATAGTGGCTGGCCGGTTTGGGTGGAAGGTGGACTGTCTGCTATTCCCATCTCCGTTCGCCCTGAGCGAAGTCGAAGGGCGTAAGGGAGGCCCCTTCGCTTTGCTCAGTGGAAGGCCCTTCGACGCCGCCTGCGGCGTCGCTCAGGACAGGCTTCGACAGGCCCAGCCCGAACGGAGGTGGGGTGGCGGCCATTGGCCGAAAGCAGACCGTTCGGCTTTATGGGCGGCGCTCAGGGCAATGGAGGTGGTTTCGCTTTACCGCGCATTGTTCTAAGTCGCGTTTCACAGTTTCCGATTTTCGACGTTCAGGACCATCGACCCATGTTCACCGGCATCATCACCGACATCGGCACCATAAGCTCCACCGAGCAGCGCGGCGACCTGCGGCTGGTCATCGGTTGCGGTTACGACATGGAAAGCGTCGCGATCGGCGCTTCCATCGCCTGTTCGGGCGCTTGCCTGACGGTGGTGGAAAAAGGCGCGGACTGGTTCGCCGTCGACATGTCCGCCGAAACGGTGGCGCGCACCGCGCCGGGCCTGTGGCGGCAGGGCGGCAAGCTCAATCTGGAACGCGCGCTCAAGGTGGGCGACGAACTGGGCGGGCATATCGTGACGGGCCATGTGGACGGCGTGGGCATTTTGGTGTCGGCCACCCCGGAAGGGGATTCCACCCGCCTCGTCATCCGCGCGCCCGCCGAACTTGCGCCATCGCTCGCGGCCAAGGGTTCGATCACGGTCGATGGCATTTCGCTGACCGTGAACAGCGTGGAGGATCAGCCGGACGGCTCGACCCATTTCGGCCTCAATATCATTCCCCACACGGCCGCCGCCACGACATTGGAAACCCTGCCGGAAGGCCGCGCCTTCAATCTGGAGATTGATGTGCTGGCCCGTTATCTGGACCGCATGCAGTCTCTTCGCGACCGCCCAATGTGATTTCCACTTGCAATTATCACATTGTAGTGTGAAATATGACTCCATCATGTCATTCCGAGCGAGGAGTCGCTTTCCATGTCCGCCGCATTAATCGATAGCCTTCGTTCGCTCGTCACCGATGGGGGCATGTCCCGGTCGGGCCTTGCCCGCGCCGCCGGGCTGCACGCCAACAGCCTGCGCCGTCTGGGCGAGACGGACTGGAACCCTACGGCCGAGACGCTCGGCAAGCTGGAAACCTATCTCCAGCGGCGCGCGGGCGGCACGGCGCTGGCCAGCCCGGAAGAGATTATCAACGAAGCCCGCAACGGCCGCATGTTCATCCTGGTCGATGACGAGGATCGGGAAAATGAAGGCGATCTGGTCATTCCCGCGCAGATGGCGACGCCCGATGCGATCAACTTCATGGCGACGCATGGCCGCGGCCTCATCTGCCTGGCGCTGACCAAAAGCCGGGTGGACGAGCTGGGCCTGGACCTCATGAGCCGCAACAACGGCACGCGGCATGAAACCGCCTTCACCGTGTCGATCGAGGCGCGCGAGGGCGTCACCACCGGCATCAGCGCCGCCGACCGCGCCCGCACCATTTCCGTCGCCATCGACGGTTCGAAAAGCCGCGACGACATCGTGACGCCGGGGCATGTCTTTCCGCTGGTCGCCAAGGATGGCGGCGTTCTGGTCCGCACGGGCCACACCGAAGCGGCGGTCGACGTGGCCCGGCTCGCCGGTCTCAATCCTTCCGGCGTCATCTGCGAGGTGATGAAGGATGACGGGACCATGGCGCGCCTCGACGACCTCATTCCCTTCGCGCAGAAGCATGGGATGAAGATCGGCACGATCCGCGACCTGATCGCTTATCGCCGCCGCCACGATCATATGTTCGAACGGCGCGCGGAAACGACCTTCACCAGCCGGTGGGGCGGCGACTGGAAAGCCATCAGCTTCTACAACAAGGCGACCCAGACCGATCAGCTCGTGCTGCAAAAGGGACATATCGTTCCGGACGAACCCACGCTGGTGCGGATGCATCAGATGTCGATGCTGGACGATATCTACGGCGCGACCGGCGCGCGCGGCAACCTGCTGTCGCATTCGATGGAGATCATCGGTGAAGAGGGCGCGGGCATCATCGTCGTCCTGACGGCGCGGGGCAGCACATCGGAATTCATTACGCGCTTTCTGGAGCGCCATGCGGGCAAGGCTCCTTCAGGCATGGACGATGAACTGCGCGATTATGGCGTGGGCGCGCAGATCCTTGCCGAACTGGGCGTGCATGACATGATCCTGCTCACCAACAGCCACCGCAGTCTGGTCGCGCTGGACGGTTATGACCTGGCCGTCGTCGGCCAACGCTCCATCACGCTTCCGGAGGATAATTAAGCATGGCCAAGTTCCTGATCGTCGAGGCGCGCTTCTACGACCATCTCAACGACCTGCTGATCGAAGGCGCAGGCGCCGCGCTGGAGGAAGCGGGGCATAAATATGATGTCGTCACCGTGCCCGGCGCGCTGGAAATCCCCGGCGCGGTCGCGCTGGCGGCGGAAAGCGGGCGCTATGACGGCTTTATCGGCATCGGCGTGGTGATCCGCGGCGAAACCTATCATTTCGAAGTCGTGTCGAACGAAAGCGCGCGCGGCCTGATGGCGCTCAGCATGGACGGCATCGCCATCGGCAATGGCATCCTGACGGTCGAGAACGAAGCGCAGGCCCTCACCCGCGCCCGCCGCACCGAAAAGGACAAAGGCGGCGAGGCGGCCAAGGCCGCCATCGCCATGCTGAAGTTGCGGGAACGGTTCGAGGGCTGATATTCAGGCGGCTTCCAGCGCGGAATAGGTGACGTAACCTTCCGCCCCGCCGCTGTAGAATGTCTCCATGTCCCACGCATTGAGCGGCGCGTTCCGGCGCAGGCGCAGCGGCAGGTCCGGATTGGCGATGAAGGGGCGGCCAAAGCTGATGGCGTCGGCCAGCCCGCTGTCCAGATCCGCCTGCGCCCGCGCCGCGTCATAATCGCTGTTGAGCACCAGCGGGCCGGAAAAATGCCGGCGGATCAGCGGCGACTGGCGTGGCACGTCGCTGCTGCCATAGCTGCCATTCGCATGGAGTTCGCGCAGTTCCAGAAAGGCGATGCCGATCCGGTCGAGCGCCTGCGCCGCGAGCGGGAACAGGCTGGCGGGGTCGCTGTCATCGGTGCCCTGCGATTCGCCATTGGGCGAAAGACGGACAGCGGTGCGATCCGCGCCGACGGCATCGGCGACGATGGCCGTCACTTCGCGCAAAAGGCGGACGCGGTTTTCCGGGCTGCCGCCATAGTCGTCGTCCCGATGATTGACGCCGTTGCGGAGGAACTGGTCGATCAGATAGCCGTTGGCGGCATGGATCTGGACCCCGTCGAACCCGGCGGCGATGGCGTTGCGGGCGGCCGCCGCATAACTATCCAGCAGCGCGGGGATTTCATCCACCGTCAGCGCGCGCGGCGTTTCATAGGGCTGCTTGCCTGCATTCGTATGGGCGTCGCCGGGCGCGGCGATCGGGCTGGAGGACAGGGGCTGCTGCCCCGACATGCTGGAATGGACGAGGCGGCCCATATGCCAGAGCTGCGACACGATCCTGCCGCCTGCCCTGTGCACCGCTTCGGTCACGGGCTTCCATGCCTCCACCTGCTCTTCCGTCCAGAGTCCGGGCGCATGGGGCCAGCCCAAGCCCTGACGCGAAATTCCGGTCGCCTCGCTGATGATGAGCCCCGCCTGCGCGCGCTGGGCGTAATAGTCCGCCATCAGGGGCGTGGGCACATGGTCGCGCGTGGCCCGCGCGCGAGTGAGCGGGGCCATCAGGATTCGGTTGGGCGCGGCTATCGCGCCAAGCTGGATCGGATCGAACAGGGTCGGCATGGATATTCCCTTCATACAGTTTCAATTTGAAACGGGACATGGGTGCCGAAGCCAGCTAGGGAGCCGCCATGGCCGGTTCAATGCCCATGATGCAAAAACATGTGCCGCCCATGGCATTTCCCGCCCTTGTCCTTGCGAATATTTTTCTGGCGATGGGTCCGGTATTGGTGCGCCTGAGCGATGTGGGGCCGATTGCGGCGGCCTTCTGGCGACTGGCGCTGGCCACCCCCTTTCTCTTCCTCCTCGCCCTGCCCCGCCTGCGAACCGCGTCGCTGGGCAAGCGGCAATGGAGCCTGATGATATTGGCGGGCCTCTTCTTCGCCGCGGATCTCGCCACATGGCATGCGGGCATCCACCATACGAAAGTCGCCAATGCGACCATGTTCGGCAATATCAGTGCGCTGGTGCTGCCTTTATGGGGGTTGCTGATCCTGCGCCAGGCGCTGCACCGGCCTCAGCTTGCGGCACTGTTGCTGGCGCTGGTCGGCGGCGGGATATTGATGGGGGGAAGCTATGAACTGTCGCCCCGCTATTTGCGCGGCGACCTGCTCTGCCTGATGGCGGGGCTGCTCTACACCGGCTATCTGATCAGCGTGCAGGATGTGCGGCAGCGGCTCGACAGTTGGTCGGTGCTGGCCATCGCCAGCCTGTCCGGCGCGGGTCCGTTGCTGATCATATCCATCGCGGCGGGAGAGCAGGGCATGCCGGCGAACTGGACGCCGCTGATCGCCCTCGCGCTGTCGAGCCAGCTGATCGGACAGGGGCTGCTGACCTATGCGATCGGCTGGTTTTCGCCGCTGGTGCTGGGATTGAGCCTGATGATCCAGCCCGCCGTGTCAGCCGTCGTCGGATGGCTGCTGTTCGATGAGCGGATGAGCGTGACCGATCTGGTCGGCATGATAGCGATTGCCGCGGCATTGATCCTCGTGCGGCTTCCCTGGTCGGCCAGGGTCAGGGACCAGCCCTAGCGAAAAACGGGTTCCCACTTGTCGGGCCAATGCTCTAAAGCGGTTCCATGACCGCCGACCTTACCCTTGACGAAATGCGGGCCGCCCTTGCGCCCCTGCTCCCGCGCCACGCCGCGTTCGATGGCTGGAAGGATGAAGCCATCGCCATGGCGGCGGCTGAAAAGAGCATAGACCCGGATATTGCGGCGCTCGCCTTTCCGGGCGGGGCGATGGATATGATCGACGCCTGGTTCGCCAGCATCGACACGCGGATGACCGATTCCCTCTCCGCCCAGACGCTCGCCGCCCTGTCCATCCGCGCGCGGATCACCGCTCTGGTCGAAGCGCGTCTTGCCCTGCTTGCGCCGGACCGGGAAGCGTTACGCCGGGCCATCGCGATCATGGCCATGCCCCGCAACGGCGTCCGCGCAGCAAAGCTGGGCTGGCGCGCCGCCGATGCGATGTGGCGCGCGGCGGGCGACGAAGCGACCGACTTCGCCCATTATAGCAAGCGCATGACGCTGGGGGGCGTCTATGCCGCCACGCTGCTGGTATTTCTGGACGATGAGAGCGACGATCACACCGAAAGCCGCGCCTTCCTGGCCCGGCGCATCGAAGAGGTGATGCGGTTCGAGCGATCCAAGGCCCGTTTCAAGGGAGCGGGCGGCGGCGAACGGCTCAGCCTTTCGCGGTTCATCGGGCGGCTGCGCTATCCCGTAGTCTGAGCGCCGGGGACGGATTCGCACTGGCCATGTCCAATAGTAATTGATAGTCACTCGCAAAACCTTGTGACGAGTGCCCTTCCTTGCGCCTGACCGACCTGCCGCTGCGACAACCCGCCTATGTGGACATTATCGACTGGAACGCCCTTTCCGCGACGGAAGGGCAGCGGCTGCGCGAATTCGGCCTGTGCGAAGGCGCCAGCGTGGAGGCGCTGCACCATGGCGGCCTGTTCGGGCGCGGTCCCATTGCCTGCAAGGTCGGGCGCATGACCATCGCGATGCGGCGCAAT harbors:
- a CDS encoding DUF445 domain-containing protein; the protein is MKLLRVTRPLSDMPAHPARNMRLVATGMLLLMAALFLAARASVHLHPAIGFVQAFAEAAMVGGLADWFAVTALFRHPMGLPIPHTAIIPRNKDRIGDTLALFLRDNFLTPAVVARRMRGLDVAAATGRFLASPSGGDGRLREGASRLAAEILETLDQERLGGMVKGAIGQRLRAVNLAPLIGQALEAAMRDGRHAPVMDGIIRWADRTLEGNEHLIRQMVHERAGKIMRWTGLDENLASAILNGLRKLLADMADDPGHGLRLKAEEGMAKLAADLQFDIGMQAKVARVRDEILDNPAMQRWIDGMWEQARAGMLRAVRDPGKAMAGRLGEALKQLGETLQSEERLRRPINRFVRRAAVGATASYGDSIVKLVSETVRGWDAGTVTSRLENAVGRDLQYIRINGTLVGGLVGLAIHAIDSLF
- a CDS encoding efflux RND transporter periplasmic adaptor subunit: MNYETPLASEDAALVDDGSIQPGGRRWLPIAAGAAIALIILALWLSMHGKPAAGDDSAAQTIPAVTVISPGSSDVERTVNATGSLAARVEMPVGVIGEGGEVRQVLVQPGDWVRAGQTLAVIERSVQTEQARSLAAQIEVARADAKLAQAQLDRAKALVARGFISQADIDQRTATRDAAQARVNVAVAQLAEQRARNGRLDIRAPAAGLVLTRDVEPGQIVGAGSGVLFRMAKGGEMEMLAQVSEDDLATLRPGNSAMVKPVGGSAQFAGRVWQVSPVIDPQSRQGIARIAVAYNAAIRPGGFASATIVSGSGQSPLLPESAVQSDDKGNYVYIIDSRNQVERRNVIVGQVSDTGVSVKSGLTGRERIVETAGAFLTPKQKVKPEFRKTQ
- a CDS encoding energy transducer TonB, translated to MGSITMGPASGATMSGYRGSRRSPIGIGGAIAVHAIVVGAILLMPREMITTFIPTTLQGTNIPLDAPPPEIAPPEQTDIKPSQPTMERPTAPETIVPLGGFNDALTGTDGPSQGDGGSMVSGGMNPPADPPALPVFVDAAIDPKALAAFQPDYPGTMIRQGIEGSVKVRVTIGANGRVTAIERLSASDDAFWLATQRHALRKWRFAPATRDGVPVASSKVLTVHFRLQNN
- a CDS encoding efflux RND transporter permease subunit; translation: MSFRNISAWAIRNPTSPIVLFVALLLAGLVSFSRMDVNQQPDISFPMASVTVLQPGAAPTELETQVTQRVEAAVRAISGVDEITSVVSEGQSLTNVQFEIGTPVDRAVNDVKNAVDQIRSDLPEGILEPQVRRVDIDGGPIAYFGAEATDMTLEELSWYVDNTVAKRLLAVPGMAAVTRGGGVSREIRVILDPAKLQSHGVTAAQVNQQLQQVNLNAAGGRTEIAGAEQAIRVLGNAKDAYALGQTQIGISGGRTVKLADLAAVRDMYAEQRSLALMNGRQVTSFRLEKAKGSSDVTVYDEAIKILDTLQKENPKVHFKQLYTSVDYTKDQYHSAMQAMIEGAVLAVVIVFLFLRDWRATMISALAIPLSAIPAFWFMDMMGFTLNSISLLALSLVAGVLVDDAIVEIENIVRHMRMGKTAYQAAIDAADEIGLAVLATTMAIVAVFLPVGLMPGLSGQFFKQFGLTVVVAVLLSLAVARLVTPMIAAYFLKAHGEESHGEGWLMDRYMAVLRWSLDQRRAIAHRAKGGMARHTAWLRDHRLWTVAIGLLALLSTIVAFGTLPMAFQPTMDTDFSQVQIETVPGSTLQQTTAVARRVADMLAADKDVVEAAFANIETTEAEIFLTLRKDRPISSVEWERKVAPKFQQIADARVNFQSQSGGGFGRDIVIMMGSDDPALLENTANKLVSEMAGIREIRAPRVHGDMQRPEIVIKPRFDLAASMGVTTAALSNTIRVATIGEIDQNTAKFSLSDRQIPIRVAVQEGSRRDMATIANMPVPTVSGGSVPLKVVADIEFGSGPTQIRRYNQIRRVVVGADLAPGIVTSQATAKINALPTMKAVLEGKIQGVQKINAGDSKFEAEMLVNFVIAVVSGILLVLAVLVLLYKRIMPPFVNLGSLLLAPLGGALALHLTGNPLSMPVFIGLLMLLGIVAKNSILVIDFALEEMEKGVPKFEAIVDAGHKRAQPIVMTTVAMVAGMVPTALSLGGDGAWRAPMGVTVIGGLLLSTLLTLVIVPATFSLALGAEQWIGPRLSRRLLTYKTGDDKAHAGQTQPAE